Proteins from a genomic interval of Paenibacillus sp. RC334:
- a CDS encoding carbohydrate ABC transporter permease, with protein MVQKQKGPLSALLIVLFILFAGFALFPLFAVTLASFKPSTELLRYGLNLKLEWSIMSLKNYAFIFQGTTDYFQWYWNSIVITVLFTVLCLILSAMVGYGLEMYRFKLKNVIFTLVLVVMMIPVEIIMLPLYKLMIGMKLINTVWGVILPFVVAPIPIFFFRQYLSGVPKDFMDAARVDGCSEYGIFVRIMMPLMAPAFAAMAILQAMNSWNNFLWPMIVLRTNDMLTLPIGLSSLLTPYGNNYDVLIAGSVLAILPILVVFLFFQRYFIEGMTAGGVKG; from the coding sequence ATGGTTCAGAAGCAAAAAGGCCCGTTATCCGCACTGCTCATTGTTCTGTTCATCCTGTTTGCCGGGTTTGCCCTGTTTCCGTTATTTGCCGTGACGCTGGCCTCGTTCAAGCCATCGACGGAGCTGCTGCGGTACGGCTTGAATCTCAAGCTGGAGTGGAGCATCATGTCCTTGAAAAATTACGCGTTCATCTTTCAGGGGACGACGGATTATTTTCAATGGTACTGGAACAGTATTGTCATAACCGTTTTATTCACGGTGTTATGTCTGATATTGTCCGCGATGGTGGGCTATGGACTGGAGATGTATCGGTTCAAGCTGAAAAATGTGATTTTTACGCTAGTGCTGGTCGTGATGATGATTCCAGTAGAAATTATTATGCTTCCACTCTATAAGCTGATGATCGGCATGAAGCTGATTAACACGGTATGGGGCGTCATTCTGCCATTTGTCGTTGCGCCGATTCCGATCTTTTTCTTCCGTCAATATTTGAGTGGGGTCCCGAAGGATTTTATGGATGCTGCACGGGTTGACGGCTGTTCGGAGTATGGCATTTTCGTGCGGATTATGATGCCTCTGATGGCGCCCGCATTCGCGGCAATGGCTATTTTGCAGGCGATGAACAGTTGGAATAACTTCCTATGGCCGATGATCGTACTTCGCACCAACGACATGCTGACGCTACCGATTGGTCTGTCCAGTCTGCTTACGCCGTATGGTAATAATTATGATGTGCTGATCGCCGGGTCGGTGCTGGCTATTTTGCCAATTCTCGTCGTGTTCCTGTTCTTCCAGCGTTACTTTATTGAGGGAATGACCGCAGGCGGGGTAAAAGGATAA
- a CDS encoding SdpI family protein: MKSRMKWSFTDVLTTLIALSPAIGALLLYDRLPAMMASHFSFDNTADRYMGKTGAIVMLVLMGLIPLLFRLARYMDPNRANYEKFSKAYEVTRAGLAVVLAVAGWGMLLYSLNILLQMNTIICGLVGLMLLMLGNYLTQVQPNYTFGIRTPWTLSNPEVWRKTHRFGGPMMMLGGASGLVAAWVDGVAGTVIFLTGLAISVVAPILYSFLLYRKLNQK, translated from the coding sequence ATGAAATCTCGAATGAAATGGAGCTTTACGGATGTTTTGACGACTTTGATTGCCCTATCACCCGCTATAGGGGCTTTGCTGCTGTATGACCGCCTTCCTGCCATGATGGCTTCCCATTTTAGCTTTGACAATACGGCTGACAGATATATGGGTAAAACGGGCGCTATCGTCATGCTGGTGCTGATGGGCCTGATACCGCTATTGTTCCGGTTAGCCCGCTACATGGACCCGAATCGAGCGAATTACGAAAAATTTTCTAAAGCCTACGAAGTAACACGTGCAGGTCTTGCCGTTGTACTCGCTGTAGCCGGTTGGGGCATGCTTCTGTATAGCCTGAACATACTGCTGCAAATGAATACTATAATTTGCGGGTTGGTAGGCCTGATGCTGCTGATGCTCGGTAATTATTTGACTCAGGTACAGCCAAACTATACCTTTGGTATCCGTACACCCTGGACCCTGTCCAATCCTGAGGTTTGGCGTAAAACGCACCGTTTCGGCGGCCCTATGATGATGCTCGGGGGTGCTTCAGGCTTGGTGGCAGCATGGGTCGATGGAGTGGCGGGAACGGTCATTTTTCTTACTGGACTGGCTATATCCGTCGTCGCCCCCATACTCTATTCCTTCCTCCTTTATCGCAAATTAAACCAAAAGTAG
- a CDS encoding iron ABC transporter permease produces the protein MSRSLGTGDARRAKALIVCLALAAISFAVIVLSLNTGTIRIPPLRVLDTLFGGGSGRDHIVLFEYRLPRIVVTVLAGAGLGAAGAVMQGLSRNALADPGVLGLHAGAALGLVMFVSFFRDLEGSAAVLIPLFTFAGGVVAAVLIVLLSYNRNRGIVPVRLILSGIGVASGLSAITLYWSLRLDEDTYAFTARWLAGSVWGRDWIHAAALLPWIVIVLPYVLSQTRSLNNLSLGDETAAGIGTSVKRQRLLLLGAAVALSSASVSMAGGIGFIGLIAPHLARRLVGPMYQHLLPVACFVGIVILVTADTIGRSVFQPNAIPAGVVVAVVGAPYFLFLLSRTK, from the coding sequence ATGAGTCGCTCTTTAGGAACCGGGGATGCAAGAAGGGCAAAGGCTTTGATCGTCTGCTTGGCTTTGGCGGCGATCAGCTTTGCCGTCATTGTATTGAGTTTGAATACCGGAACGATTCGTATTCCACCGCTGCGTGTGCTGGATACACTGTTTGGTGGTGGCAGCGGGCGTGATCATATCGTCCTGTTCGAATACCGTCTGCCGCGTATCGTTGTAACGGTACTGGCTGGGGCCGGATTAGGAGCAGCCGGAGCTGTTATGCAGGGCTTGTCGCGGAACGCACTCGCTGACCCGGGGGTGCTGGGGCTTCACGCGGGGGCTGCGTTGGGACTGGTGATGTTCGTCAGTTTCTTTCGCGATCTTGAAGGATCGGCAGCCGTGCTGATCCCCCTGTTTACTTTTGCAGGAGGTGTCGTGGCGGCGGTGCTGATTGTGCTGTTGTCCTATAATCGGAACAGAGGAATCGTGCCTGTGCGTCTGATCCTGTCCGGCATCGGTGTAGCCTCGGGCCTCAGCGCTATAACGCTGTATTGGTCCTTGCGACTCGATGAGGATACTTACGCGTTCACCGCACGTTGGTTGGCTGGCAGCGTATGGGGTCGGGACTGGATACATGCGGCGGCTTTGCTGCCGTGGATAGTTATTGTGTTGCCTTACGTTCTGTCACAGACGCGCAGCCTGAACAATCTGTCGCTGGGCGACGAGACGGCCGCTGGAATCGGGACAAGTGTGAAGCGTCAGCGTCTGTTGCTGCTGGGTGCAGCCGTGGCCCTATCCAGCGCCAGTGTGTCTATGGCTGGAGGTATTGGCTTCATTGGGCTGATTGCGCCTCATCTGGCTCGCCGTCTGGTTGGGCCAATGTACCAGCATTTGCTGCCAGTGGCCTGCTTTGTCGGAATCGTCATTTTGGTCACTGCGGATACGATTGGACGCTCTGTGTTCCAGCCGAATGCGATTCCGGCGGGTGTGGTGGTTGCTGTGGTAGGGGCTCCGTATTTTTTATTTTTGCTGTCCCGTACGAAATGA
- a CDS encoding ABC transporter substrate-binding protein yields the protein MLLRRKSMALMLMAVVLLAGLLQGCSGKADEQDGPGTELVLWTFNELHEKFFLQMADQWNQLHPDEPIILKANTFPYDNHHSKLSIALQSGVGAPDIADIEVNKIGNFLKGIPQLVPLNPVIDPELKNIVPSRVQIYGKDGKYYGIDFHVGAEVMYYNKEILDQAGVNPDSIVTWADYAASGKQVLAKTGKPMATVETNDLWNYWPMISQQKSDFLDDKGQLTLDNETNIKTLEFLQQMVKDKIAIPAPGGGHHMEEYYGFMNKGGAASVWMPMWYMGRFTDYMPDLKGKIIIRPLPAWEKGGSRSAGMGGTGTVVTNQSKHQDLAMRFLAFAKLSKQGNVEIWKQLGFDPIRSEVWTMPEVKAKNKFTDYFGTNIFDTLIEVKDEINAVHIGPKTPDIASAVRNKILYRTLLNGEDPATVLHELADELR from the coding sequence ATGCTGCTGCGAAGAAAAAGCATGGCGTTGATGCTCATGGCGGTGGTTCTGCTGGCTGGACTGCTGCAAGGCTGTTCTGGCAAGGCCGACGAACAGGATGGGCCGGGAACTGAACTGGTATTGTGGACGTTTAATGAATTGCATGAGAAGTTTTTTCTGCAAATGGCCGACCAATGGAACCAACTGCACCCTGATGAACCGATTATTTTGAAAGCGAATACATTTCCGTATGATAACCACCACAGCAAGCTGTCGATTGCGTTGCAATCAGGGGTGGGGGCACCGGATATTGCGGATATCGAGGTGAACAAGATCGGTAATTTCCTCAAAGGGATACCGCAACTGGTTCCGCTCAATCCGGTGATTGACCCGGAGCTGAAAAACATTGTGCCTTCCAGAGTACAGATTTACGGTAAGGACGGTAAGTATTACGGTATTGATTTTCATGTCGGAGCCGAAGTGATGTATTACAATAAAGAAATTTTGGATCAGGCGGGGGTAAACCCGGATTCCATTGTGACATGGGCAGATTATGCTGCGTCGGGCAAGCAAGTGCTGGCGAAGACAGGCAAGCCGATGGCGACCGTGGAGACGAATGACCTGTGGAATTACTGGCCGATGATCTCCCAGCAAAAATCGGATTTCCTGGATGACAAGGGCCAGCTGACACTGGATAACGAAACGAATATTAAAACACTTGAATTTCTCCAGCAAATGGTGAAGGACAAAATCGCCATTCCCGCGCCGGGCGGCGGACACCATATGGAGGAATACTACGGGTTTATGAACAAAGGAGGGGCCGCTTCGGTGTGGATGCCGATGTGGTATATGGGACGTTTTACGGATTACATGCCTGACCTGAAAGGGAAAATCATCATCCGACCGTTGCCAGCGTGGGAAAAAGGCGGCTCTCGTTCAGCGGGGATGGGCGGAACCGGTACGGTGGTCACGAACCAATCGAAGCACCAGGATCTGGCGATGCGTTTTCTGGCTTTTGCCAAGCTGTCCAAGCAAGGGAATGTAGAGATTTGGAAGCAGCTCGGCTTTGATCCGATCCGCAGTGAAGTATGGACGATGCCGGAAGTCAAAGCGAAGAATAAGTTTACGGATTATTTCGGAACGAATATTTTTGATACGCTCATTGAGGTAAAAGATGAGATCAATGCGGTGCATATCGGACCGAAAACGCCTGATATCGCCAGTGCAGTTCGCAATAAAATACTTTACCGAACACTGCTGAATGGCGAAGATCCGGCCACGGTGCTGCATGAGCTGGCAGATGAATTGAGATAG
- a CDS encoding putative quinol monooxygenase, whose protein sequence is MIIIHADMKVLPEKREAFLQQTQGLISASQAEEGNVRYTLMQDLNDANAFTMVEEWKDAAAVDFHNKSAHFQAFVAAAKELLAAPLQVNAFQDATKL, encoded by the coding sequence ATGATTATTATTCATGCTGATATGAAAGTTTTACCTGAAAAAAGAGAGGCTTTTCTGCAACAAACCCAAGGATTAATCAGCGCATCACAAGCCGAAGAAGGTAATGTACGCTACACGCTGATGCAGGATCTGAATGATGCCAACGCTTTTACCATGGTTGAAGAGTGGAAGGATGCTGCTGCTGTAGATTTCCATAACAAGTCTGCCCATTTCCAGGCATTTGTTGCCGCAGCTAAAGAATTGCTGGCCGCTCCGCTTCAAGTCAATGCTTTTCAGGATGCAACCAAGCTGTAA
- a CDS encoding iron ABC transporter permease: MQFKGRADKHAARTEGTAPEVALVARPLLRAGRIRQALLFIGSAVLLALAMFAAISLGAKDLTLGTVWAAIFHYDRSLMTHQIIHELRLPRVLGAAVIGAALAVAGSLIQGITRNPLGDTGVLGINAGAMFVVAVSFAFFPNLPYGTLIVLSFLGALMSTLLVFGLGASAPGGLTPMRLTVSGAVTAALLGSMTSGIAIYFNLSQDLAFWYAGGVAGIKWSQLEILAPILLIVIAWSMGLARSISLISMGDEVALNLGLNLKRIRLLGLLTVVVLAGLSVSAAGAIGFVGLVIPHIARKLIGVDYRQIVPLSALLGAVLLVLADLGARMANPPEELAIGIMVSFIGVPFFLFLARKERRDL, encoded by the coding sequence ATGCAGTTTAAAGGCAGAGCAGATAAACATGCGGCTCGGACAGAAGGCACAGCTCCCGAAGTAGCCTTGGTAGCCCGTCCTTTACTCCGGGCGGGCCGGATTCGGCAGGCGCTGCTATTCATAGGTTCTGCTGTGTTGCTGGCCTTGGCTATGTTTGCCGCGATTTCCCTTGGAGCCAAGGACTTGACCTTAGGCACGGTATGGGCGGCGATATTTCACTATGATCGTTCATTGATGACACATCAGATCATTCATGAGCTAAGATTACCGCGTGTGCTGGGGGCGGCTGTCATCGGAGCTGCACTGGCGGTAGCAGGCTCTCTGATTCAAGGTATTACGCGCAATCCGCTGGGAGATACAGGTGTGCTGGGCATTAACGCAGGAGCGATGTTCGTGGTCGCTGTAAGTTTTGCCTTTTTCCCCAACCTTCCTTATGGGACGTTAATCGTATTGTCGTTCCTCGGGGCGCTGATGAGCACCTTGCTGGTATTTGGTCTGGGAGCTTCCGCGCCCGGGGGATTGACGCCGATGAGACTGACCGTATCCGGAGCAGTGACGGCTGCTCTGCTAGGCTCTATGACTTCGGGAATTGCGATTTATTTTAATCTGAGTCAGGATTTAGCCTTTTGGTATGCGGGCGGTGTCGCAGGAATCAAATGGTCACAGCTTGAGATTCTTGCGCCGATTTTGCTGATTGTGATCGCCTGGTCTATGGGGCTGGCACGCTCTATTTCCCTGATTTCGATGGGCGATGAGGTGGCGCTGAATCTTGGATTAAATCTCAAGCGTATCCGGCTGCTGGGTCTGCTGACCGTGGTGGTACTGGCCGGGTTGTCCGTGTCCGCAGCCGGGGCCATTGGCTTTGTAGGGCTGGTTATTCCGCATATTGCCCGCAAGCTGATCGGTGTGGATTATCGCCAGATCGTACCGCTGTCTGCGTTATTGGGAGCTGTGCTGCTGGTGTTGGCTGATTTGGGGGCGAGAATGGCGAATCCGCCCGAGGAGCTCGCTATTGGAATTATGGTGTCCTTTATCGGAGTGCCTTTTTTCCTCTTTCTTGCCCGTAAGGAAAGGAGGGATTTGTAA
- a CDS encoding sugar ABC transporter permease gives MATPVHTNANVPTGQPPKPQRPTRSRWSRFIHSSRTAPYVFVLPFLLSFALFFAYPVISTVIMSFQEVLPGITTYVGLENYKDLINPTFGKAILNSVLYTLLTLVVLIPLPLVLAVLLNSPKMPGRGLFRSVMFIPALTSVVVAGTIFRLMFGELDGSLMNSLLGAFGLEPYKWLMNANTGFLALIVLALWRWLGVNMLYYMSGLQNIPPELYEAAQIDGASRFDSFWRITIPMLKPVTIYVFTISIYAGLSMFTESYMLWNGNNSPNDIGLTIVGYLYRQGLEQNSMGFGAAVGIVLLVFTLLLNLVQLKFFGLFRKED, from the coding sequence ATGGCAACGCCCGTTCATACGAACGCAAATGTACCGACAGGTCAGCCGCCGAAGCCTCAGCGTCCGACCAGAAGCAGATGGAGCCGCTTTATTCATTCCAGCCGCACGGCGCCGTATGTGTTTGTCCTTCCGTTTCTACTGTCTTTTGCGCTGTTTTTTGCGTACCCGGTCATCTCGACAGTCATTATGAGCTTTCAGGAAGTGCTGCCTGGCATAACGACTTATGTCGGATTGGAAAATTATAAAGATTTGATCAATCCCACGTTTGGAAAAGCGATTCTGAACAGCGTCCTGTATACCTTGCTTACGTTGGTGGTGCTGATTCCGCTGCCGCTGGTGCTGGCGGTATTGCTGAATTCTCCTAAAATGCCGGGCAGAGGTCTGTTTCGCTCGGTGATGTTTATACCTGCACTGACCTCGGTGGTGGTCGCGGGAACGATTTTCCGGCTCATGTTCGGGGAATTGGACGGCTCGCTGATGAATTCCTTACTGGGTGCGTTCGGTCTGGAGCCGTACAAATGGCTGATGAACGCCAACACCGGATTTTTAGCGTTGATCGTACTGGCCTTGTGGAGATGGCTGGGCGTGAACATGTTGTATTACATGTCGGGACTGCAAAACATTCCCCCCGAGCTGTATGAAGCCGCACAGATTGATGGAGCCAGTCGCTTTGATTCCTTTTGGCGGATTACGATTCCGATGCTAAAACCAGTGACGATCTACGTATTTACGATTAGTATCTATGCGGGGTTGTCCATGTTTACGGAGAGCTACATGCTGTGGAACGGGAACAACTCTCCGAATGATATCGGCTTAACGATTGTCGGTTATCTGTACCGTCAAGGTCTGGAGCAAAACAGTATGGGCTTCGGAGCCGCAGTAGGCATTGTATTGCTCGTATTTACGCTGCTGCTGAACCTGGTCCAGCTCAAATTTTTTGGCTTGTTTCGGAAGGAGGACTAA
- a CDS encoding aldo/keto reductase yields the protein MGNIADTTVLNNGVQMPWLGFGTYKAEGNEVYEAVKTAIEVGYRHIDTAAIYGNEELVGQAIRDSGADREKLFITTKLWNEDQGFDSTLRAFEENRKRLGLDIIDLYLIHWPGKDKYKETWKAFEHLYEEGSVRAIGVSNFQVHHLENLLKDSNIVPAINQVELHPRLTQQELHQYCREHQIQLESWSPLMKGKLTEQADIVEIAAKYGKTSSQVILRWHLDRGIVTIPKSVTAHRIRENADLFDFELTEEDINRINALHLDERVGTHPDKLLF from the coding sequence ATGGGGAACATTGCGGATACAACTGTACTGAATAATGGAGTTCAGATGCCTTGGCTGGGTTTTGGTACGTACAAGGCGGAAGGCAATGAGGTCTACGAAGCAGTTAAAACGGCCATCGAGGTGGGCTATCGTCACATTGATACGGCGGCGATCTACGGCAATGAGGAACTGGTTGGACAAGCTATTCGTGACAGCGGGGCGGACAGAGAAAAACTGTTCATTACTACCAAGCTGTGGAATGAAGATCAGGGCTTTGATTCAACACTGCGTGCCTTCGAGGAAAACCGCAAGCGACTGGGTCTGGACATCATTGATCTGTATCTCATTCATTGGCCTGGCAAGGACAAGTACAAGGAAACCTGGAAGGCATTTGAGCACCTGTATGAAGAAGGAAGCGTACGCGCCATCGGAGTAAGCAACTTCCAAGTTCACCACCTCGAAAACCTCCTGAAAGACAGCAATATCGTACCTGCAATCAACCAAGTGGAGCTTCACCCGCGTCTGACACAGCAAGAGCTGCATCAATACTGCCGGGAGCACCAGATTCAGCTTGAATCCTGGAGTCCACTGATGAAGGGTAAATTGACCGAGCAAGCGGATATCGTTGAGATTGCTGCAAAATACGGCAAAACCTCGTCGCAGGTTATTTTGCGCTGGCATCTGGATCGGGGTATCGTGACGATTCCCAAATCTGTAACCGCACATCGTATCCGCGAAAATGCTGACTTGTTCGATTTTGAACTGACGGAAGAGGATATTAACCGAATCAACGCACTTCATCTTGATGAGCGTGTGGGCACTCATCCCGATAAGCTGTTGTTCTAG
- the tlp gene encoding small acid-soluble spore protein Tlp, with amino-acid sequence MAKPDNRADNVEHLQQSIQNTQQNLYEAEGYLNEFSSEISDEERKQIEEKNNRRKESIRSFREEVKDEAAHSQE; translated from the coding sequence ATGGCAAAACCAGATAATCGAGCCGATAATGTTGAACATTTGCAACAAAGTATTCAGAATACACAGCAGAACCTGTATGAAGCTGAAGGGTATCTGAACGAATTTTCCTCTGAAATCAGTGACGAGGAGCGTAAGCAAATCGAAGAAAAAAATAATCGCCGTAAAGAAAGTATTAGATCGTTTCGAGAAGAAGTGAAGGACGAAGCAGCACATTCTCAAGAGTAG
- the ilvA gene encoding threonine ammonia-lyase IlvA: MEPTETQKTDPAPMASTVSMEDIVRAHHMLREVIVRTPLQRDAVLSAKYNCNVYLKREDLQVVRSFKIRGAYNMIRSLTPEQMEKGIVCASAGNHAQGVAFSCNALGIHGKIFMPSTTPNQKVKQVRRFGGNSVEVILTGDTFDDAYDEAIKVCSEQEMTFIHPFDQPKIIAGNGTIAMEVMESLDTPADYVFVTIGGGGLAAGVGTYFKTVSPSTKVIGVEPLGAASMTEAMRLNKVVTLEQIDKFVDGAAVKRVGQLTYDICTRTLDDIVKVPEGKACTAILELYNENAIVVEPAGSLPVAALDMYREQIQGKTVVCIVSGGNNDIDRMQEIKERSLIYEGLKHYFMVKFPQRAGALREFLQDVLGPDDDITRFEYTKKNDKENGPALVGIELFHKEDYLPLIERMNRKGLEYTELNKNENLFNMLI, from the coding sequence ATGGAACCAACAGAAACCCAGAAAACCGATCCGGCCCCGATGGCGTCAACCGTCAGCATGGAGGATATTGTACGGGCGCATCATATGCTGCGTGAGGTCATTGTACGTACACCTTTGCAGCGGGATGCCGTCCTGTCGGCCAAATATAACTGTAACGTGTATCTCAAAAGAGAGGATCTCCAGGTCGTGCGGTCCTTTAAAATCCGTGGAGCCTACAACATGATTCGCAGCCTGACTCCCGAGCAGATGGAAAAGGGCATCGTGTGTGCGAGTGCGGGGAACCATGCGCAGGGTGTGGCTTTTTCATGTAATGCGCTGGGCATTCACGGCAAAATATTTATGCCGAGCACAACACCCAATCAGAAGGTGAAGCAGGTTCGTCGCTTTGGCGGCAACAGTGTGGAGGTCATTTTGACCGGGGATACGTTCGACGATGCTTATGATGAGGCCATAAAGGTGTGCAGCGAGCAGGAGATGACCTTTATCCATCCGTTTGATCAGCCGAAGATTATAGCAGGCAACGGTACGATTGCGATGGAAGTGATGGAAAGTTTGGATACGCCAGCAGATTATGTGTTCGTGACCATCGGCGGTGGCGGTTTGGCGGCAGGCGTAGGCACGTATTTCAAAACGGTCAGTCCATCCACCAAGGTAATTGGCGTAGAACCGCTTGGCGCGGCGTCGATGACGGAGGCGATGCGTTTGAACAAGGTGGTTACGCTGGAGCAAATAGACAAGTTCGTTGACGGAGCCGCTGTTAAGCGTGTCGGTCAGTTAACGTATGACATTTGTACACGTACCCTGGACGATATTGTGAAGGTGCCGGAAGGTAAGGCGTGTACTGCGATTTTGGAATTGTATAATGAAAATGCGATTGTAGTGGAGCCTGCGGGCTCGTTGCCTGTAGCAGCATTGGATATGTATCGTGAACAGATTCAGGGCAAAACGGTTGTTTGCATCGTCAGTGGTGGCAACAACGATATTGACCGTATGCAGGAGATTAAGGAACGGTCCCTGATTTACGAAGGACTGAAGCATTATTTTATGGTAAAGTTCCCGCAAAGAGCAGGAGCGCTGCGTGAGTTTCTTCAGGATGTGCTTGGACCGGACGATGACATCACAAGGTTTGAGTATACGAAAAAGAACGACAAGGAGAACGGCCCGGCGCTGGTCGGCATTGAGCTGTTTCACAAGGAAGACTACCTTCCTTTGATTGAACGAATGAACCGCAAGGGGCTCGAATATACGGAACTGAACAAAAACGAAAATCTGTTTAATATGCTGATTTAA
- a CDS encoding alpha/beta hydrolase: MKHVFRKGSHPQAPVILLLHGTGGNEQDLIPLADLVAPGASVLGVRGNVLENGMPRFFRRLAEGVFDFEDLVFRTKELSEFVDTAAEQYDFDRNNVVALGYSNGANIAASMLFHDAKALRGAILHHAMVPLRGLNLPDLNGVPVFMSSGENDPIVPVAESRELQTLLEGAGAQVDAHWERNGHQLTRTEAEAAGKWFGEHFNA, encoded by the coding sequence ATGAAACACGTATTCCGTAAAGGAAGTCATCCGCAGGCCCCGGTTATTTTGCTGTTGCACGGGACAGGAGGGAATGAACAAGACCTGATCCCTTTGGCTGATTTGGTAGCACCGGGAGCGTCTGTGTTAGGCGTAAGGGGAAATGTGTTGGAAAATGGGATGCCGCGTTTCTTCCGCCGTTTGGCAGAAGGGGTGTTCGACTTCGAGGATCTCGTATTCCGTACCAAGGAACTGAGTGAATTTGTGGATACGGCTGCGGAGCAATACGATTTTGACCGCAACAACGTTGTGGCTCTTGGGTACTCCAACGGGGCGAACATAGCGGCCAGCATGCTCTTTCACGATGCTAAGGCGCTGCGCGGAGCTATTCTGCACCATGCGATGGTGCCGCTGCGTGGGCTGAATCTGCCAGATTTGAACGGTGTCCCTGTATTTATGTCTTCCGGTGAGAACGACCCGATTGTTCCGGTTGCGGAATCCCGTGAGCTGCAAACCTTGCTGGAAGGCGCAGGCGCGCAGGTAGATGCACACTGGGAACGCAACGGTCACCAATTGACCCGTACCGAGGCCGAAGCCGCAGGCAAGTGGTTTGGTGAGCATTTTAATGCATAA
- a CDS encoding glycoside hydrolase family 43 protein has product MLKSWKKSVQGKLARTAFAAVTSAALLLSVVPSASAEHWALTGDVAVHDPSITKEGNAWYIFSTGQGIQVQRSDDGRNFYRLPQIFLSPPSWWKSYVPKQKTNDVWAPDAQKYNGRVWVYYSISTFGSRISAIGLTSATSIGAGSWRDDGLVLRTTDSNDYNAIDPNLVIDASGNPWLSFGSWNTGLKITRLDKNTMKPTGQIYSIAKRTAGGLEAPHVTYRDGYYYLFASIDNCCQGVNSNYKIIYGRSTSITGPYVDKSGKNLMDGGGTVLDAGNDRWKGPGGQSIYNNSVIARHAYDATDNGNPKLLISDLKWDSAGWPTY; this is encoded by the coding sequence GTGTTGAAATCCTGGAAAAAATCAGTACAGGGTAAATTGGCTCGAACGGCGTTTGCTGCCGTAACCTCGGCTGCATTATTGCTATCAGTGGTGCCTTCGGCATCGGCAGAGCATTGGGCATTAACTGGTGATGTCGCGGTACATGATCCATCTATCACGAAGGAAGGCAATGCGTGGTATATTTTCTCTACGGGTCAGGGAATACAGGTACAAAGGTCGGATGATGGACGCAATTTTTACAGATTGCCGCAAATATTCCTGTCACCGCCATCATGGTGGAAATCGTATGTACCTAAGCAGAAGACTAATGATGTATGGGCACCGGATGCTCAAAAGTACAATGGACGTGTGTGGGTTTACTATTCCATTTCTACTTTCGGGTCACGCATTTCGGCCATTGGATTGACTTCAGCAACGAGCATTGGCGCGGGAAGCTGGAGAGATGATGGACTAGTGCTGCGTACGACGGATTCTAACGATTATAATGCCATTGATCCGAATCTGGTCATTGACGCTTCCGGTAACCCGTGGCTTTCCTTCGGTTCCTGGAACACAGGCCTGAAAATTACCCGTTTGGACAAAAATACGATGAAGCCTACGGGGCAGATTTATTCCATCGCGAAGCGTACCGCTGGCGGTCTGGAAGCTCCACATGTTACATACCGAGACGGTTATTATTATCTGTTTGCTTCTATTGATAACTGTTGCCAGGGTGTAAACAGTAATTACAAAATTATTTATGGTCGCTCCACCAGTATCACTGGACCTTATGTGGACAAGAGTGGTAAAAACCTGATGGATGGCGGTGGAACCGTATTGGATGCGGGGAATGACCGTTGGAAGGGACCGGGCGGTCAGTCTATTTATAACAATAGTGTGATTGCGCGTCATGCCTATGATGCGACTGATAACGGAAATCCAAAGCTGCTGATTAGTGATCTGAAATGGGACTCCGCAGGTTGGCCTACGTACTAA
- a CDS encoding autorepressor SdpR family transcription factor has product MNDAFKALADPTRRKILQLLKEKSMSAGEVAEHFQISKPSISHHLNILKQAALVLDERQGQNIIYTLHTTVVADVIGWMFSIAHSDAPAKQNANDIKDTEESE; this is encoded by the coding sequence TTGAATGATGCCTTCAAAGCTTTAGCTGATCCGACCCGGCGTAAAATATTACAGCTCTTGAAAGAGAAAAGCATGAGCGCAGGCGAAGTGGCTGAGCATTTTCAAATCAGCAAGCCCAGCATCTCCCACCATCTGAATATCCTGAAGCAGGCCGCGCTGGTGCTGGATGAGCGACAAGGGCAAAACATTATTTACACCCTGCATACAACGGTTGTCGCGGATGTCATCGGTTGGATGTTCAGCATTGCCCACTCCGATGCCCCTGCGAAACAAAATGCGAATGACATCAAGGATACGGAGGAATCTGAATGA